A region of the Verrucomicrobiia bacterium genome:
CCTCCGGAATTATCACGGCCCCGTCGCCGTCGTGGTGGATGGACGGGACACCGTGGTGCCGGAGCAATTCGGCCTCCGGCTTTACGAAGGCTATGCGGGCCCGAAATGGCTGTGGCGTTTTCCCAACGGTGTGCACACGCAGATCATGGCGCCTCCGGAAGTCTTCTGGAGCGAAGTCGTCGCCTTCTGGCAAAATCCCGGCGCGCCCCACTGATGCCGGCCGCAGACTCGGCGACGCCGTTCCGCCCGCATCGCTACAACTCCATCTTCAAACTTTCCCAGCGTTGCTCCAGGCGCTTGGCCGAGACCGGCACAGCCGTGCCGAGTTCCTGCGCGAACAGCGAGACTTTGAATTCCTCAACCAGCCAGCGGAACTCCTCCGCGAGCCGGCGGCCCGCCGGCGATTTGGGCGGCGCGGCCTGCAATTGCTGCACCGCCACCTGAAACGGCGCCAACTGCCTGGCGCGTTCCTGATCTTTGGGTGGATTCACCGCCGCGCGTTCGATGCGCGTCAGCAATGCCTTCAAATAGCGCGGCAGCTCGACGAGGCGAACAAAGGAAATGGATTCCAAAAATCGGGCGGGCAACAACTGTTCCAGTTCCACCGCCAGGGGATGCCGCCGACTCTGCGCGGTTGGCTGGCCAAGCTGGCTCAGCTCATTCAACGTGCGCGGACGGGCCGGCGCCGGTGCGGCCGGACCCAGCTTAGCCGCGATTTGCTGCCGCAGTTGCAGAACTGTGGTGAGACGCGCGGCGAGTTGTCCCGGCAACCCGCGCAGCCGTTCGCGCGCCTCCTCGACCGTCGCTTCAAAGGCCGCCAGCGTGAGTGCCGGCAAACCCGCTTCCGGCAGCACGTGGCGTTTCAAGTGCGCAAACGCCGAGGCCTGCAATTCGTCGCCGGTGCCGATGGGCGCGTAGATCGCGTTCAATTGCTGGAGACTGCGCAAATCCTTTTGCAGCCAGGCGAAGTCCTTTTGGAGCGCCAGTTCGAGCAGCCGCCCCACGCCGGCCACGCTTGCCTCACGCGCCAGATCCGGGCTTCGGAACAGCCGCAGGCTGACATGCTGCTCCTCCAGCACCAGTCCGGGCCAGGCGTGCAACGCGGCCGGGCCGGCCGGCCGGCCGGGCTCGGACTCCACCACAATGCGCTCCGGCAAATCACCGAATGACCAGCTCGTGATGGCCGTGCGTTCCCATTGCGCGACGACCCGGCGCCACGCCTCGCTGCCGCCCGCGGGTGCTGCCGGCGCATCCTTCAATTGCTGCCGCAACTGCGCCAGGTTGCGTCCCGCCGCGAGCGGCCGGCGATTCCCGTCCACCACTTCCACGCGCGGGCGCAAATGTGCGGGCACTGTCTCCGTGCGCCATGCATCCGCCGGGATGGTGACGCCATAACGCTGCCGGATGAAGCGTCCCAAATCGGCCGTAAGCGAATCGTCGCGGGGTTGCAGGTCGCGGACGATTTCGGCGATCTTGGGTTCCAGCGGCTGCAATTCGCGCCGCAGCGACTTCGGCAACGAACGCAACAGCTCGTCCACCTGTTCGGCGCGCAGCCCCGGCACCGCCCAATCCACCTGCGCCGGCGAGAGTGATCGCGCGAGATCCACCGGCAGTTGCACGGTGACGCCATCCCATTCTTCACCCGGCGCGTAGGCGTAGCGCAACGGCAGCGGTTGTTGCGCGAGGGTCACCGCGTCGGGAAACGCCGTTGCGTCGTAGTCCAACTGCACTTCACCCAGCAGGTCCGCGTCCGCAGCGCAGAGAAATTTCTGGTCGGGGTGTTCGCGCAACAGGCGGTTCAACTCGTCGAGCGAGGAAACGTTTGCGAGGCGCCCCGCATAGAAATCACACAGCGCCTGATCCAAATCGAGCAGCCCGTGGTGGCGAGCCCGGGTTTGCAGGTTTTCAATCTTGGCGCGCACGCCGCGGTTGTGGGCCAGGAAACGGTATTGCGCCGGCAATTCTGGCCGGCCGGCCGGGTCGCCCGCGGATCTCCGGGCGCCGAGATTTTCCCGAATGTCCGCGCGCCAATTCCCCTGCTCTGCCGGACCCCCGCCAGTTTCCTCACGCCGCCGCCGGCCGCCGGGCACCACGTCCTCCTCCACCAGGGCGGAGCGGATGAAAATGGCCGTGGCCTCCTTGGGGTTCAGATTTCCGTAGGCCACTTTGCGGCGCTGCACTTCGAGTCCGTGCAAGGTGATGATTTCCTCGATCAACACGCGTCCGTGGCTGGCGCTCCAGTGCGGATTCTGATGCGTGACCTTGCAGCAATGCGGCGCAAGCTGGTGAATCCACTCCGGCTCGATGCCGGCCACGGTCCGGGCAAACAATTGTGACGTTTCCACGATTTCGCCGGCCACAATCCACTCCGGTTGGCCCGCCTTGGCCGCTGGCGATGGCATGGGTGGCTTGGGGCCGCGGCCTTTGACGGATTTCTCGGCGCGCTCGTAAAGCGCCGACCCGGGAAACATTGTCACCAACCGGTTCCCGGCGGCTTTGTAGGCATTGCGGTCCTCACGGCGCGCGACGTGGCCGATGAGCCCGGCCAGAATTGAACGATGAATCGCCTCGTAGGCGGCATTGCTCTCATTCAGCTTGAGCGTGCCCAGGTCGGCGAGCGCATCGTGCAGTTGCGCGTGCAAGTCCTGCCACTCGCGCAGCCGGACATAGGAAAGAAAGTGCTGCCGGCAGAATTTTCGCCGCTGAGTTTGCGTCCGCAACTGCTTCCACTGGTCGTGCACGGCGTTCCAAATGTTGAGCAGCGTCAGAAAATCCGAACGCGGATCTGCAAATTGCTTGTGGGCGGCGGCCGCGGCTTCCTTCTGATCGAGCGGCCGCTCGCGCGGGTCCTGGATGCTCAGGCCGGCGGCGATGATGAGCAGTTCCCGGGTCGCGTGCTCGCGTTGCGATTGCCACAACATGCGTCCCAGCGTCGGGTCGATCGGCAACCGCGCCAGATCGCGTCCCAGCAGCGTAAGTTCGCGCTGTTCATCCAAGGCGCCCAGCTCCTGCAACAAGGCGTAACCGCCCGCCACGGCCGCGGGCGTCGGCGGCTGGATGAAGGGAAACGTCTCGATGTTCCCGAGCCGGAACGCCTTCATGCGCAGGATGACTTCCGCCAGGTTGGCGCGCTGAATCTCCGGCGGCGTGAAGGCCGGACGCGTGTAAAAATCCTCCTCGGCGTAAAGCCGGATGCACGTGCCGTCCTGCACCCGGCCCGCGCGTCCTTTGCGCTGATTTGCGCTGCTTTGCGAAACGGGCTCGATCGGCAGACGCCGGGTGCGCGTGCGCGGGTTGTAGCGGCTAAGGCGCGCCAGCCCGGCATCAATGATGAACCGAATGCCGGGAATCGTCAGCGAAGTTTCGGCGATGTTGGTGGCGACCACGATCTTGCGCCGTTCACTCGGGGCGAAGACACGCTGCTGCTCGCCAGCACTGAGCCGGCCAAAGAGCGGAATGATTTCCGCCTCGCGCGCCAGGCGTCCGGCCAGCTGATCGCTCGTTTCGCGAATGTCCCGCTCGCCCGGCATGAAGATGAGCGCGTCGCCAAAATTCGTCTCGTAAAACACCTGTTCGGTGGCCGCCACCGCCGCGTCCACGTAGTTCGTTTCGCCGCGCTCCTCGGCGGCCGCATCGAGCGGCCGGTAAAGCACGTCCACCGGATACAGCCGCCCGGATACCTCAATAACGGGAGCGTCATTGAAGTGCCGCGCAAATGCCTGCGTGTCGATGGTGGCGGAGGTGACGATGAGTTTGAGGTCCCCGCGGCGCGCCAGCAGGCCCTTGAGGTGGCCCAGGAGAAAATCGATGTTCAAGCTGCGTTCGTGGGCTTCATCAATGATGATGGCTTCGTAATCGGAAAGTTCCGGATCGCCCTGCGCTTCGGCGAGGAGAATCCCGTCCGTCATCAGCTTGATATACGTCTCCGGGCTGGAACGGTCGTCGAAGCGGATCTTGCAGCCGACCTGCCGGCCCCAGGTCACGTTCAACTCCTCCGCCAGGCGCCGGGAAATGGACAATGCCGCCACGCGGCGGGGCTGGGTGCAGCCAATCTTCGCCGCCACGCCCAGCCCGGCTTCCAGACACATCTTGGGCAGCTGCGTCGTCTTGCCGGAGCCGGTCTCGCCGGCGACGACCACCACCTGGCTTGAACGGATGGCCGCCACGATTTCATCTTTCCGGGCCATGATGGGCAGCTCCGGCGGATACGTGACGGGCGGCCGCAGCTGCCCGCGTTGTTCCCGCAGTGCCACCGAAGCCCGGGCCTGTTCCAGCAACCTTTCGAGGACGGCGTCATGCTTGTCGGGGTGCAACCGGTCGCGCACCAGCCGATTGGCCCGCAAGCCCAGGCGCACCCAGTCGGAGAGCATCGCCTGCGGGAGCAGCTGCCGGAGTTCGTTGAGCCGCGGATCGTTCATGCCGAAAGGCCGTATGAAGCCAAATCCAGGCGGCGGGGGAAATGCGCAAATTGAGGAGCCGCGCCGGCGAAGAACCATTTTTGGCCGCGGGGAAACCGGACGGTGAAAGCCTATTTGCCGAGGTGCAAGTCAATGCCCGGATACAACACCTTCGCACAGTCCGGACAAATACCGTGTGTGAAGTCGGCTTGGGAATGTTCGTGCACGTAAACTTCCACCGCTTCCCAGTGGCCATGTTCGTCACGGATTTTTTTGCAGTTGGCGCAAATCGGCAGCAGGCCGCTCAGCAGCTTCACTTTGGAAACCGCCTCCTGCAGGTTCTCAATCAGCTTCTGCCGTTCCCGTTCCAACCGCCGCCGTTCCGTAATGTTCCGGGCAATGGCCGAGGCACCGATGACGGTGCGCTGCGCATCGCGAATCGGCGAAATGGTGAGCGAAACGTCAATCAGCGTGCCGTCCTTGCATTGGCGGACGGTTTCCAGGCGTTTAATTGGCTCGCCGCGCCGCAGTTGTTCCATGATCTTTGCCAGTTCACCGCGCCGGTCTGCCGGGATGATGCAGGCGATGTTTTTGCCGATCATTTCCTCCGCCGCGTAACCGTAAATCCGCGCCGCCGCGGGATTCCAGCTCAGCACGGTGCCGTGCAAATCCTTGCTGAAGATGGCGTCGTCCGAGCTTTCCACAATGGCCGCCAGGTGCGCCGCCAGTTGGGCGGCCCGCCGCGCCTGTTTGCGTCCGTCGGCCGCGATGAGTTCGCGCTCCACCACGCCGGTCAGCCGTTCCAGATTGGATTTTGAAACAAACGCCTGCGCGCCGGACCGGATGAGTTCCGCCGCCTTTTCGTCGCCAATTTCGCCCGAGATGCAGACGAACGGAACCTCCGGGCGGCAGCGTTGGCAAATCTCCAGCGCGTCCTGGCCGGTGAAATCCGGCATCACGTAATCGCTGAGCACGATGTCCCACGTCCGCGTGGCGAGCGCCTTTTCGAGAGCCCCCGGAGCATCCACGACCAGACTCTCCAATTGGTAGCCGGCACCCGCGAGGAAGCGCTGCACCGCCGCCGCTGCAATGGGCGAATCTTCGATCAAGAGCACTCGCAACACCTTGCCCATAATCCAATCCTCCATGGTTGTTTCACTTGTTTTGGAATGCCCCGTGCGGAGGCTCATCAAGACTCCACCAGGCTTGCTCCCGGCAGCGCAGCCCAGCCCACTTACCCTAACGGTTTCCGGCGGATTTTCAATCACCGGCCCGCACCGCACCGGGGCGCCACCAAATCCGACGCGCCACCACCGACGCAGCTTCAATAGAGCATGGACGTGGCCATCACGGGTCCTTAGATTTTCCCCGTTGTCATGAATTACCGTGCGCCGGCTTTGGTCCGTGTTTCGATGTTTTTGCGTTGCTGCATCAGACTGCTGTTCACGCTGGTCGTGGTGACGGCGGGCGCAGCGACAAATCACGTTTTCCGTCCGGGCGAGGTCTGGCTGGATATGGACGGAAAGCCTATCCAAGCCCACGGCGGGGGCATTCTGGTCCACCAAGACGGGTATTTCTGGTATGGCGAGGACCGCACGCCGGGCGGCAGCGGCGCGGTGGCGTGCTATTCGTCCACCAACCTTTTCGACTGGCATCGGGCGGGCGTGGCATTGTCGCGCTTTGACCTGCCCCGCGTCAACGGCCGCCGCACATTCGTTGAGCGCCCCAAGGTGATTTACAATGCGCCGACCAAAAAATTTGTGATGTGGATGCATCTGGAAGCGGGGCGTTACACCTACGCGCGCGCCGGCATCGCCACCAGTGACACCCCGACAGGGCCGTTCACCTTCCTCCAGGCCATTCGCCCAATCACGAACGATTTCAATTTTGCCGACGCACCCACCGAACAAAAGCAATTCGGCGGCACTTTCCGTGACATGAACGTCTTCGTTGATGACGACGGCGCGGCCTATGTGTTTTATGCCTCCGAAGACAACTGGACCATGTATGTCGTCCGGCTGAACGCCAGTTTTACAGGACCGGCGGAACCGATCGTGGAGGGCAAAACCTGGGCGCGCATTCTGGTGCGCCAGATGCGCGAGGCGCCGGCCCCGTTCAAACACAACGGCCGCTACTACCTTATCACCTCGGCCTGCACCGGATGGCGACCCAACCGGGCCGCGTGGGCCGTGGCCGATCATCTGCTGGGCCCGTGGCAGACCAACGGTAATCCCTGCACCGGCCCCGACGCGGAAACGACTTACGGCAGCCAAAGCACCTTCGTGCTGCCCCTGCCCGGCCAGCCAAACCGGTTCATCTTCATGGCCGACCGCTGGAAGCCCGAAGACCTGAGCGACTCACGTTACGTCTGGCTGCCGCTGACCATTGACACCGCCGGCGCTCCGGTCGTGACCTGGCAAGATCAGTGGAACATTGCCCGCTAAAAGGTCGCAAATGCGCCGTTAGCAACTGTGAGACGGCTTTCCTTCCGGTGGAAATTGGCACGTGAGGCTCTTCCACGGCGCCGGTCGAAACCTGCACCCGAATGGCACAAGGCGCATTGCGCGCCGCCACCCGTGCAGTTACAAGGCCCGACTTTTTATAAAAACTCAGCTGGCATCCCTCGGTCTGATTGCGGTCCTCGCCTGCGCAAGTTGCCGACGCGCTGACCGCGACGCCGATTTGCCGGGATCTTGGCGGGTGTCCGTGGACGGAGTGACGCAGACCTACCAGTTTGCGACCGACCACGCGTTTACCGCCACGCTCGCAAGTTCGAAAGACCTGCGCTATTTCGGGAATTGGGCGATAAACCGCGATGAACTCATCATCAACGTCCGATCCAATTCGTTTTCCCCCACCATCGTGAACCATCGTGAGACGGCCCACATTGCCAGGCTGAGCGCCACCACCCTGGTTCTGAAGGACCGGAATCGGAATGACCAACCGCGGGAGCGCGTCTTCAGAAAGCTGAACTGAAACAAGCGCAGCAACGCCACCCTCACGAGGATGGCGTATCGACCAGGAACGCACGGCGTCATGGCATGTCTTTAGGTAACCCGCCAGTCAGAACCACGCATAACAGTCCCGTAAAAAAATTGAATACGCGCCCCGGGCAAAATGTCATTTTCTAAATGGCCTCAGAGTGTTAACCTGCATGACTTTCGAAATTGCGAATGAAGAAATGGACTTTTCTAATTCTGGTCGTGGCGGTCGGCGCCGGCATTTACGCCTACTCGCACTGGCACAAGCGCAGCGAGCAAGGCGTTGACCAGGCCGTTCTGACAACCGCCACCGCCGGCCCGCGCACCATTACCCTCTCCGTCAAGGCGGCCGGTGACATTGGCCCCGATGACATGGTTTCCGTGCGGCCCGAGATCAACGGTCGCATCTCCCAACTGCCCGTGGACGTCGGGGACGCCGTCAAGAAAGGCGATTTGCTGTGCGCGCTGGACGATCGCGATCTTCAAACGGAGCGCTCCTCACGTTTAACGGACATTGAGGGCGCCAAGCTTCAGCTCGACCAGGCGCAACGGAACTACGAGCGCAACCAGCGCCTTTACGACAGCGGGCTCATTCCGCAGGAGACGTATCAGGATGCCGAAACGACCTACGAACTGGCCAAAAACGCGCTCGAGCGGGCGCAAAAATCCCTGAGCCAGGTCGAGGATCAATTGTCCAAGACGCGTATCGTGGCACCGTTTGACTGCACAGTGCTAACGCGTCCGGTGTCCGTTGGCCAGGCCGTTTCCGGTTCCGGCGGTGTGGGTGGCGGCACGGAGGTCATGACGGTGGCCAATCTCAAGCAGATGGTCATCAAGGCACACCTGAATCAGGCCGACGTCGTGGAGGTGAAGGTGGGCCAGGTGACCGACGTGCAAATCGAGGCTGTGCCGGGCCTGAAATTGAAGGGCACCGTTGAACGTGTCGCCCCGCAGGCCACCATCAAGAACAACATCAAGGGTTTTGAAACCCAGGTGCGCTTGACGGAATTGGATCCGCGGGTGCGTCCAGGCATGACGGCGAACATGACCATTCCCGTGTTGTCGGCGGAAAACGTGCTAACGATTCCGCTGGCAGCCGTGTTCACCGAGGACGGCAACCGCTACGCCTACATCAAGCAGAGCGAGAACCAGTTCATTATGATGCCCATCGACGTTGGCGTTTCGGATTATCAATACGCGCAGGTGTTGAAGGGCGTGGATAATGGCCAGGTCGTTTCGCTGGTGCGCCCCCCACTGGCGAACGTCGTGCGCCCGCCCGAACCCCCTTCGGCGAATGCCACGATCACGCCGCCGCAAAAGGTCGCGGAAGTGGCCGCGGCGGAAACGCCCGCCACCACCAACAACACCAAGGCCGCCACGGCAAACCCCTAGCCCCGTTCGCAGCCATGGCGCTCATTGAGCTTCGCAACGTCAGCAAGATCTATGTTCTCGGCGGGGAGGAAATCCGCGCCCTGGACGGCGTGACGATGGATATCGACGGCGGCGAATTCGCCTCCATCATCGGCCCGTCGGGGAGCGGCAAGTCCACGTTGATGCACATCATCGGCTGTCTAGACTCGCCCACGCACGGCACGCTGAAATTGGACGGAACGGAAATCCAGGCGGCCACCGCGAAAGAGCTCGCCCGCATTCGCAATCAAAAAATTGGCTTCGTGTTCCAGTTCTTCAATCTGCTGCCCAAGCTGAACGTGCTGCAAAATATCGAGCTGCCGATGGTTTACAGCGGCCTTTCGACGGCCGAACGCCGCGAGCGCGCCATGAATGCCCTCGCGTTGGTCGGGCTGGAGAACCGCGCCAAGCATCGCCCCATGCAGATTTCCGGCGGCCAGCAACAACGCGTCGCCATTGCGCGGGCGTTGGTGAACAATCCCAGGATCATCTTTGCGGACGAGCCCACGGGCAATCTTGACACGCACACCGGCGAGGCGATTCTGGAATTGTTCCGCAAACTCAGCCAGGAAGGCCGCACCATCGTGCTCGTCACGCACGACCCTGAAATCGCGGCGTTGACCCCGCGCCGGATTGAAATTCGCGACGGCAAGATCGCCCCCCAGGTCAATGCCCGGCTCGCCGGCCTCGATCGTCTTTCGCCCGCCCCCGTTGCCGCGTCATGAATCTGCTCAACGCCATTCTGGTCGGTTTCAAGGAAATCTGGGCGCACAAGTTTCGCTCCGTGCTCACGATGCTCGGCATCATTCTGGGCGTCTCCAGCCTCATTGGCATGGCCGCACTGGTCAAGGGCATGGAAAACGGCATGCGCGAGGCGCTCATCGCCGTGGGCGGCGTCGAACGCGTGCGGCTGGAGGACGCGGACATTCCGCCGGATCAACAATACCGCGCCGACCAGGCCGTGGGCATCACGATGAACGACGTCTATGCCCTGCAGAACAACGCCCCGTTGATGCGGCTGATTTCGCCCGAAATGCGCGAACGCAACCTGCTCATGACCCACGCCGGCAAGAGCTACCGGCCCTTCATCTTCATGGGCACGTGGCCCA
Encoded here:
- the hrpA gene encoding ATP-dependent RNA helicase HrpA, yielding MNDPRLNELRQLLPQAMLSDWVRLGLRANRLVRDRLHPDKHDAVLERLLEQARASVALREQRGQLRPPVTYPPELPIMARKDEIVAAIRSSQVVVVAGETGSGKTTQLPKMCLEAGLGVAAKIGCTQPRRVAALSISRRLAEELNVTWGRQVGCKIRFDDRSSPETYIKLMTDGILLAEAQGDPELSDYEAIIIDEAHERSLNIDFLLGHLKGLLARRGDLKLIVTSATIDTQAFARHFNDAPVIEVSGRLYPVDVLYRPLDAAAEERGETNYVDAAVAATEQVFYETNFGDALIFMPGERDIRETSDQLAGRLAREAEIIPLFGRLSAGEQQRVFAPSERRKIVVATNIAETSLTIPGIRFIIDAGLARLSRYNPRTRTRRLPIEPVSQSSANQRKGRAGRVQDGTCIRLYAEEDFYTRPAFTPPEIQRANLAEVILRMKAFRLGNIETFPFIQPPTPAAVAGGYALLQELGALDEQRELTLLGRDLARLPIDPTLGRMLWQSQREHATRELLIIAAGLSIQDPRERPLDQKEAAAAAHKQFADPRSDFLTLLNIWNAVHDQWKQLRTQTQRRKFCRQHFLSYVRLREWQDLHAQLHDALADLGTLKLNESNAAYEAIHRSILAGLIGHVARREDRNAYKAAGNRLVTMFPGSALYERAEKSVKGRGPKPPMPSPAAKAGQPEWIVAGEIVETSQLFARTVAGIEPEWIHQLAPHCCKVTHQNPHWSASHGRVLIEEIITLHGLEVQRRKVAYGNLNPKEATAIFIRSALVEEDVVPGGRRRREETGGGPAEQGNWRADIRENLGARRSAGDPAGRPELPAQYRFLAHNRGVRAKIENLQTRARHHGLLDLDQALCDFYAGRLANVSSLDELNRLLREHPDQKFLCAADADLLGEVQLDYDATAFPDAVTLAQQPLPLRYAYAPGEEWDGVTVQLPVDLARSLSPAQVDWAVPGLRAEQVDELLRSLPKSLRRELQPLEPKIAEIVRDLQPRDDSLTADLGRFIRQRYGVTIPADAWRTETVPAHLRPRVEVVDGNRRPLAAGRNLAQLRQQLKDAPAAPAGGSEAWRRVVAQWERTAITSWSFGDLPERIVVESEPGRPAGPAALHAWPGLVLEEQHVSLRLFRSPDLAREASVAGVGRLLELALQKDFAWLQKDLRSLQQLNAIYAPIGTGDELQASAFAHLKRHVLPEAGLPALTLAAFEATVEEARERLRGLPGQLAARLTTVLQLRQQIAAKLGPAAPAPARPRTLNELSQLGQPTAQSRRHPLAVELEQLLPARFLESISFVRLVELPRYLKALLTRIERAAVNPPKDQERARQLAPFQVAVQQLQAAPPKSPAGRRLAEEFRWLVEEFKVSLFAQELGTAVPVSAKRLEQRWESLKMEL
- a CDS encoding PAS domain S-box protein; amino-acid sequence: MEDWIMGKVLRVLLIEDSPIAAAAVQRFLAGAGYQLESLVVDAPGALEKALATRTWDIVLSDYVMPDFTGQDALEICQRCRPEVPFVCISGEIGDEKAAELIRSGAQAFVSKSNLERLTGVVERELIAADGRKQARRAAQLAAHLAAIVESSDDAIFSKDLHGTVLSWNPAAARIYGYAAEEMIGKNIACIIPADRRGELAKIMEQLRRGEPIKRLETVRQCKDGTLIDVSLTISPIRDAQRTVIGASAIARNITERRRLERERQKLIENLQEAVSKVKLLSGLLPICANCKKIRDEHGHWEAVEVYVHEHSQADFTHGICPDCAKVLYPGIDLHLGK
- a CDS encoding glycoside hydrolase family 43 protein; translated protein: MNYRAPALVRVSMFLRCCIRLLFTLVVVTAGAATNHVFRPGEVWLDMDGKPIQAHGGGILVHQDGYFWYGEDRTPGGSGAVACYSSTNLFDWHRAGVALSRFDLPRVNGRRTFVERPKVIYNAPTKKFVMWMHLEAGRYTYARAGIATSDTPTGPFTFLQAIRPITNDFNFADAPTEQKQFGGTFRDMNVFVDDDGAAYVFYASEDNWTMYVVRLNASFTGPAEPIVEGKTWARILVRQMREAPAPFKHNGRYYLITSACTGWRPNRAAWAVADHLLGPWQTNGNPCTGPDAETTYGSQSTFVLPLPGQPNRFIFMADRWKPEDLSDSRYVWLPLTIDTAGAPVVTWQDQWNIAR
- a CDS encoding efflux RND transporter periplasmic adaptor subunit — translated: MKKWTFLILVVAVGAGIYAYSHWHKRSEQGVDQAVLTTATAGPRTITLSVKAAGDIGPDDMVSVRPEINGRISQLPVDVGDAVKKGDLLCALDDRDLQTERSSRLTDIEGAKLQLDQAQRNYERNQRLYDSGLIPQETYQDAETTYELAKNALERAQKSLSQVEDQLSKTRIVAPFDCTVLTRPVSVGQAVSGSGGVGGGTEVMTVANLKQMVIKAHLNQADVVEVKVGQVTDVQIEAVPGLKLKGTVERVAPQATIKNNIKGFETQVRLTELDPRVRPGMTANMTIPVLSAENVLTIPLAAVFTEDGNRYAYIKQSENQFIMMPIDVGVSDYQYAQVLKGVDNGQVVSLVRPPLANVVRPPEPPSANATITPPQKVAEVAAAETPATTNNTKAATANP
- a CDS encoding ABC transporter ATP-binding protein, whose translation is MALIELRNVSKIYVLGGEEIRALDGVTMDIDGGEFASIIGPSGSGKSTLMHIIGCLDSPTHGTLKLDGTEIQAATAKELARIRNQKIGFVFQFFNLLPKLNVLQNIELPMVYSGLSTAERRERAMNALALVGLENRAKHRPMQISGGQQQRVAIARALVNNPRIIFADEPTGNLDTHTGEAILELFRKLSQEGRTIVLVTHDPEIAALTPRRIEIRDGKIAPQVNARLAGLDRLSPAPVAAS